The following proteins are encoded in a genomic region of Alistipes shahii WAL 8301:
- a CDS encoding OmpH family outer membrane protein produces MKRLILIAAFILTAGTLAAQNYIIVNSEKVFKSIDAYNTAISDLDKLAKQYQDQVDAKFAEVEALYNNYVSQKTSLSAAARQTRENAILNKEKEAQEYQESLFGQEGTLMKKRIEVISPIQKQVFDAIEAYAKQAGADLVLDSANNPTLLYTNPSVERTQQVIDALKK; encoded by the coding sequence ATGAAACGGCTGATTTTAATTGCGGCATTTATTCTGACGGCAGGGACACTCGCGGCGCAGAACTACATAATCGTCAACAGCGAGAAAGTGTTCAAATCAATCGACGCCTACAATACGGCTATTTCCGACCTGGATAAGCTCGCCAAGCAGTACCAGGACCAGGTGGACGCCAAGTTTGCCGAAGTCGAGGCGCTTTACAACAATTACGTGAGCCAGAAAACCTCGCTCTCGGCCGCTGCGCGCCAGACCCGCGAAAACGCCATTCTGAACAAGGAGAAGGAGGCGCAGGAGTATCAGGAAAGCCTGTTCGGACAGGAAGGCACGCTGATGAAAAAACGTATCGAGGTGATCTCCCCGATCCAGAAACAGGTCTTCGACGCCATCGAGGCCTACGCCAAGCAGGCGGGCGCCGACCTGGTGCTCGACTCGGCGAACAACCCCACGCTGCTCTACACCAATCCTTCCGTAGAGCGGACGCAGCAGGTGATCGACGCGCTCAAGAAATAA
- a CDS encoding isoprenyl transferase, producing the protein MSDQKRIPQHVAIIMDGNGRWAELRGKERYEGHAAGVEPVRASLRAAARWGVKYLTLYAFSTENWGRPAEEVDSLMELFCKSVVNETPELIRQGVEVRMIGDRSRFSEKVRSYLAMAEEQTAGGRTLTLILALNYSSRSEITHAVQQIAQRVEAGQIAPSEISEETISTALYTAPYPNPDLIVRTSGEQRLSNFLLWQASYAELWFPEVLWPDFTEEEFDRAMEEYARRDRRFGLVK; encoded by the coding sequence ATGAGCGATCAGAAACGCATACCGCAACACGTCGCCATCATCATGGACGGCAACGGCCGCTGGGCCGAGTTGCGCGGCAAGGAGCGTTACGAAGGTCACGCAGCGGGTGTCGAACCCGTGCGGGCGTCGTTGCGCGCCGCGGCGCGCTGGGGCGTGAAGTACCTGACGCTCTATGCGTTCTCGACCGAAAACTGGGGACGGCCCGCGGAGGAAGTGGACTCCCTGATGGAGCTTTTCTGCAAAAGCGTCGTCAACGAAACGCCCGAACTGATCCGCCAGGGCGTCGAGGTGCGCATGATCGGCGACCGGAGCCGTTTTTCGGAGAAGGTCCGCAGCTACCTGGCCATGGCCGAGGAGCAGACTGCGGGAGGACGGACGCTGACGCTGATCCTGGCGCTCAACTATTCGTCGCGGAGCGAAATAACGCACGCCGTGCAGCAGATCGCGCAACGCGTGGAGGCCGGCCAGATCGCCCCGTCGGAGATTTCCGAAGAGACGATCAGCACCGCGCTCTACACGGCCCCCTACCCGAACCCCGACCTGATCGTCCGCACCAGCGGCGAACAGCGGTTGAGCAATTTCCTGCTGTGGCAGGCCTCCTACGCCGAACTGTGGTTCCCCGAAGTGCTGTGGCCCGACTTCACGGAGGAGGAGTTCGACCGCGCGATGGAGGAATACGCACGGCGCGATCGCCGCTTCGGACTGGTTAAATAG
- a CDS encoding NAD(+)/NADH kinase → MKIILFSRAQIAHTPEEIRQLIGTIGAFGFDYAVNEEFAPLVEQATGTALPPERIYGRYIGKQPAETVMVCYGGDGTLLEGVHRLCGAPIPVMGINAGHLGFLTSAPSNGLNLIFREIAEGNIATEPRSMLRVTGEFARQPESQLALNEFTVQRHGAGMISVETYVDRQMVATYHGDGVIVSTPTGSTAYSLSAGGPVVAPTCQCLVISPLAPHNLTMRPVVIPDTGVITLNVDARRADAFVTLDNRTYPVSHGASFTVERAEQTIFLAVPHNISFYDTLRNKMMWGIDIRS, encoded by the coding sequence ATGAAAATCATACTTTTTTCCCGCGCGCAGATCGCCCACACCCCCGAGGAGATCCGCCAGCTGATCGGAACGATCGGAGCTTTCGGCTTCGATTACGCCGTCAACGAGGAGTTCGCCCCCCTGGTGGAGCAGGCCACGGGAACGGCGCTCCCGCCCGAAAGGATCTACGGCCGCTACATCGGCAAACAGCCTGCCGAAACCGTCATGGTCTGCTACGGAGGCGACGGAACGCTGCTCGAAGGGGTGCACCGTCTCTGCGGCGCGCCGATTCCCGTCATGGGCATCAACGCCGGGCACCTGGGGTTTCTGACCAGCGCCCCGAGCAACGGGCTGAACCTGATCTTCCGCGAGATAGCCGAAGGCAACATCGCGACCGAGCCGCGCTCGATGCTGCGCGTCACGGGCGAATTCGCCCGACAGCCCGAATCGCAGCTGGCGCTCAACGAATTCACCGTGCAGCGCCACGGCGCAGGGATGATCTCGGTGGAGACCTACGTCGACCGGCAGATGGTGGCCACCTACCACGGAGACGGGGTGATCGTCTCGACGCCCACCGGATCGACAGCCTATTCGCTCAGCGCCGGAGGTCCCGTCGTGGCCCCGACGTGCCAGTGCCTGGTCATCTCGCCCCTGGCCCCCCACAACCTCACGATGCGCCCGGTGGTGATCCCCGACACGGGCGTCATCACGCTCAACGTGGACGCCCGGCGGGCGGACGCCTTCGTCACGCTGGACAACCGGACCTACCCCGTTTCGCACGGCGCGTCGTTCACCGTGGAGCGGGCCGAACAGACGATTTTTTTGGCCGTGCCGCACAATATATCATTTTACGACACGTTACGGAATAAGATGATGTGGGGAATCGACATCCGCAGTTAA
- a CDS encoding outer membrane protein assembly factor, whose protein sequence is MNYSGKIFTAAAALVLCCSNIFAQEQNPQDTTAAPKPAISENAPMFRSEGEPRLYYIRDVNVHGVQYLNPEILKSSAGLIAGDSVYLPSNFISNAISRLWSQRFFSDVKIGAEIEGDSLDLEVFLKERPRVYNWEFEGISKGKKKDLLEKLKLKRGSELSDYVIDKNKKLIHNYWAEKGFRNTEVDVRIDNDTLRPGQAVTVTFLIDRKEKVKIGKINFVGNEQFNDKRLRRTFKKTHQKSINFFKGTKLNENDYEADKELLIDFYNSRGYRNATIIRDSIYPINEKRLGIDLEVSEGNKYYIRNVSWVGNSVYETEGLQQMFGVKKGDIYDKKTMHKQLGIGKETDPEATSVSSLYQNEGYLMSQIEPAETIIAPDSIDIEVKVFEGKQFTINEVGITGNQRVDDEVIRRELDTRPGELYNRALLMRTIRLLGSMGHFNPEAIMPDIKPVSNELVNINWPLEEQASDQFNIAGGWGSGTFVGSVGITLNNLSIKNTFKKGAWRPYPMGQNQRLSLSAQTNGTYYKAFAFSFTDPWMGGKKPNSFTLSAHFSEQNNAYYVWQTSTQYFRTYGVAAGLGKRLNWPDPYFTFYAEASYERYALKNWSSFVMTNGAANLASIKLVFGRNSVDQPIYPRRGSEFSASVQATLPYSLWDGKDYKKLEQIANSSNSTSAEADRANQERYRWVEFHKWQFKAQWFQSFLKNSNLVLMLKAEMGYLGSYNKYKVSPFERYEVGGDGMSGYNIYGIDIIAMRGYEDGALDPGSNYSRGYNKYTAELRYPIILKPSSQIYVLGFLEGGNAFDSWKKFSPFKIKRSAGFGVRLYLPVVGMLGIDWGYGFDAPANSSTKSGSQFHFVLGQQF, encoded by the coding sequence ATGAATTATTCCGGTAAGATATTCACGGCAGCAGCTGCCCTCGTGCTATGCTGCTCGAATATATTCGCCCAGGAGCAGAATCCGCAGGACACGACGGCGGCTCCGAAGCCTGCGATTTCAGAAAACGCCCCGATGTTCCGAAGCGAGGGCGAACCCAGGCTCTATTACATCCGCGACGTCAACGTCCACGGCGTGCAATACCTCAACCCCGAGATCCTCAAGTCGTCTGCCGGACTGATCGCAGGCGACTCGGTCTACCTGCCGAGCAACTTCATCTCCAACGCCATTTCACGGCTCTGGAGCCAGCGGTTTTTCTCGGACGTGAAGATCGGCGCCGAGATCGAGGGCGACAGCCTCGACCTGGAGGTCTTCCTCAAGGAGCGTCCCCGCGTCTACAACTGGGAGTTCGAGGGCATTTCGAAGGGCAAGAAGAAGGACCTGCTGGAAAAGCTCAAACTCAAGCGCGGAAGCGAACTCTCGGACTACGTCATCGACAAGAACAAGAAGCTCATCCATAACTACTGGGCCGAAAAGGGATTCCGCAATACGGAGGTGGACGTGCGTATCGACAACGACACGCTGCGCCCGGGACAGGCCGTGACGGTGACCTTCCTGATCGACCGCAAGGAGAAAGTGAAGATCGGCAAGATCAACTTCGTCGGCAACGAGCAGTTCAACGACAAGCGCCTGCGCCGCACGTTCAAAAAGACCCACCAGAAGTCGATCAACTTCTTCAAGGGGACCAAACTCAACGAGAACGACTACGAGGCGGACAAGGAGCTGCTGATCGACTTCTACAACTCGCGGGGCTACCGCAATGCCACCATCATACGCGACTCGATCTACCCGATCAACGAAAAACGGCTGGGCATCGACCTCGAAGTGTCGGAAGGCAACAAATACTACATCCGCAACGTCTCGTGGGTGGGCAACTCGGTCTATGAAACCGAAGGGCTGCAACAGATGTTCGGCGTCAAGAAGGGCGACATCTACGATAAGAAGACGATGCACAAGCAGCTGGGCATCGGCAAGGAGACCGATCCCGAAGCGACATCCGTGTCGTCGCTCTATCAGAACGAAGGCTACCTGATGTCGCAGATCGAACCCGCCGAGACGATCATCGCCCCGGACTCGATCGACATCGAAGTCAAGGTCTTCGAAGGCAAGCAGTTCACCATCAACGAAGTCGGCATCACGGGCAATCAGCGCGTCGACGACGAGGTGATCCGCCGCGAGCTGGACACCCGTCCGGGCGAACTCTACAACCGCGCGCTGCTGATGCGCACCATCCGCCTGCTGGGTTCGATGGGGCACTTCAACCCCGAGGCCATCATGCCCGACATCAAGCCCGTTTCGAACGAGCTGGTCAACATCAACTGGCCGCTTGAAGAGCAGGCTTCCGACCAGTTCAACATCGCCGGCGGCTGGGGTTCGGGAACCTTCGTGGGTTCGGTCGGCATCACGCTGAACAACCTCTCGATCAAGAACACCTTCAAGAAAGGCGCATGGCGCCCCTACCCGATGGGCCAGAACCAGCGGCTCTCGCTCTCGGCACAGACCAACGGTACGTATTACAAGGCCTTCGCGTTCAGTTTCACCGACCCCTGGATGGGCGGCAAGAAACCCAACTCGTTCACCCTCTCGGCACACTTCTCGGAGCAGAACAACGCCTATTACGTATGGCAGACCAGTACGCAGTATTTCCGGACCTACGGCGTCGCCGCCGGTCTGGGCAAGCGTCTGAACTGGCCCGATCCCTATTTCACGTTCTACGCCGAAGCCAGCTACGAACGCTACGCGCTGAAAAACTGGTCGTCGTTCGTGATGACGAACGGCGCGGCCAACCTGGCATCGATCAAACTGGTGTTCGGCCGCAATTCGGTCGACCAGCCGATCTACCCGCGCCGCGGTTCGGAGTTCAGCGCCTCGGTGCAGGCCACGCTTCCCTACTCGCTCTGGGACGGCAAGGACTACAAAAAACTGGAGCAGATCGCCAACAGTTCCAACTCGACCTCCGCAGAGGCGGACCGGGCCAACCAGGAGCGCTACCGCTGGGTGGAGTTCCACAAATGGCAGTTCAAGGCGCAGTGGTTCCAGTCGTTCCTGAAAAACTCGAACCTCGTGCTGATGCTCAAGGCCGAAATGGGATACCTCGGCAGCTACAACAAGTATAAGGTTTCGCCTTTCGAACGCTACGAAGTCGGCGGCGACGGCATGTCGGGATACAATATATACGGTATCGACATCATCGCGATGCGCGGTTACGAGGACGGCGCGCTCGACCCCGGCAGCAACTACTCGCGCGGCTACAATAAATACACCGCCGAACTTCGCTACCCGATCATCCTCAAACCCTCGTCGCAGATCTACGTGCTGGGATTCCTCGAAGGCGGTAACGCATTCGACTCGTGGAAGAAGTTCTCGCCCTTCAAGATCAAGCGTTCGGCCGGTTTCGGCGTCCGCCTCTACCTCCCCGTGGTGGGTATGCTCGGTATCGACTGGGGTTACGGATTCGACGCTCCGGCGAACTCCTCGACCAAGAGCGGCAGCCAGTTCCACTTCGTTCTGGGACAACAATTTTAG
- a CDS encoding pyridoxine 5'-phosphate synthase, translating to MTKLSVNINKIAVVRNSRGGNLPDVVRAALDIERFGAEGITVHPRPDARHIRYDDVRDLKRALTTELNIEGNPIPGFIDLVLEVVPAQVTLVPDAHDAITSNAGWDTLANRAFLTDVTARFHAKGIRVSVFVDPVAEMVAGAKACGADRVELYTEAYAREYPDDPQRAVAPYLAAAEEARRQGLGLNAGHDLSLENLRWFAERIPWTDEVSIGHALICDALYYGLENTVQLYRRELKF from the coding sequence ATGACAAAGTTAAGCGTTAACATCAATAAGATCGCCGTGGTGCGCAATTCGCGGGGCGGCAATCTGCCCGACGTGGTCCGCGCCGCGCTGGACATCGAGCGTTTCGGCGCCGAGGGCATCACGGTCCATCCGCGTCCCGATGCGCGGCATATCCGTTACGACGACGTGCGCGATCTCAAACGGGCGCTCACGACCGAGCTGAACATCGAGGGCAACCCCATCCCGGGTTTCATCGACCTGGTGCTGGAGGTGGTCCCTGCGCAGGTGACGCTGGTTCCCGACGCCCACGATGCCATCACCTCGAACGCCGGGTGGGACACTCTGGCCAACCGCGCGTTCCTGACCGACGTGACGGCGCGCTTCCACGCGAAGGGCATCCGGGTCTCGGTTTTCGTGGACCCCGTGGCCGAGATGGTCGCCGGGGCGAAGGCCTGCGGCGCCGACCGGGTGGAACTCTACACCGAAGCCTATGCGCGCGAATATCCCGACGACCCGCAGCGGGCCGTCGCCCCCTATCTGGCCGCCGCCGAAGAGGCTCGTCGGCAGGGGTTGGGGCTGAACGCCGGCCACGACCTTTCGCTGGAGAACCTGCGCTGGTTCGCCGAACGCATTCCGTGGACCGACGAGGTGTCGATCGGCCATGCGCTGATCTGCGACGCCCTCTACTACGGGCTGGAAAACACCGTGCAGCTCTACCGGCGCGAACTTAAATTCTGA